One window from the genome of Luteolibacter rhizosphaerae encodes:
- a CDS encoding phytoene/squalene synthase family protein, whose product MDRIDRQVLKSVSRSFYLSLRALPGPMRPATSTGYLLARASDTLADTASIPVDDRLELLDAFSDRIAGKSSRWCQDKLKTFIARQDNESEKTLLERLDECFDALFRLDDLQADAVRDVVTTIISGQRLDLVRFDEASRLLPKSLKNEHELEDYCYRVAGCVGGFWTRVGFLTLGDRFSDSAPDDLKELGVRYGMGLQLVNILRDLPEDLANGRCYLPVADPLDPAQLIPARSEWLKHAAVWLESGRRYAHRLNLLRLRAASVLPALIGDDTVALMAGAEGLPATKLKVPRSSVRRSIWRAVFWPRRIARSGT is encoded by the coding sequence GTGGATCGCATTGATCGTCAAGTTCTGAAAAGTGTCTCGCGCTCGTTCTATCTGAGCCTGCGAGCACTTCCGGGCCCCATGCGTCCCGCCACCTCCACCGGCTACCTGCTGGCACGGGCCAGCGATACGCTGGCCGATACCGCCTCCATCCCGGTCGATGATCGCCTTGAACTCCTCGATGCCTTCTCCGACCGCATCGCCGGCAAGTCCTCCCGCTGGTGCCAAGACAAGCTGAAGACCTTCATCGCCCGGCAGGACAACGAGTCCGAGAAGACCCTGCTCGAACGTCTCGACGAATGCTTCGATGCACTCTTCCGGCTGGATGATCTCCAAGCCGATGCCGTCCGCGATGTGGTGACCACGATTATCAGCGGTCAGCGCCTTGATCTGGTCCGCTTCGACGAGGCCAGCCGCCTGCTCCCGAAGAGCCTGAAGAACGAGCACGAGCTGGAGGACTACTGCTACCGCGTGGCCGGTTGTGTCGGAGGCTTCTGGACCCGCGTCGGCTTCCTCACCTTGGGCGACCGCTTCTCCGATTCCGCGCCGGACGACCTGAAAGAGCTGGGCGTTCGCTATGGGATGGGCCTGCAACTGGTGAACATCCTGCGCGATCTGCCCGAGGATCTGGCCAACGGGCGCTGCTACCTGCCCGTCGCCGATCCCTTGGACCCCGCGCAGTTGATCCCGGCGCGTAGCGAGTGGCTGAAGCACGCCGCCGTCTGGCTTGAGTCCGGCCGTCGATATGCTCACCGTCTGAACTTGCTGCGTCTGCGCGCCGCCTCCGTGCTGCCCGCTCTCATTGGAGACGATACCGTGGCCTTGATGGCAGGCGCGGAAGGACTGCCGGCTACCAAGCTGAAGGTCCCGCGCTCGTCTGTTAGACGCTCGATCTGGCGGGCGGTCTTCTGGCCGCGCAGAATCGCCCGCAGCGGGACTTGA
- a CDS encoding protein kinase domain-containing protein, translated as MQPPEVNSLEVFGPVGAGACGRVYRARDASGEMVAVKVFDAAAVNRALLEEMALRAEDPSWPEGLLPERAADYRGKQIIRITKFLGDEVGEAWIPRSLQHRLDRFPGENSWSTVLEILRALAALHERQVAHGNLKPGNIFFDETGKVVLTDWALGNMPGIQSLEYTDAILYQPPTQLRAPDGYLREKGYRWDVFAFSVLAFRLLTGAFPRCTATFDQVAPEPGKTRRDGIAANLKSVAKSIEAKPEVVWPDAPANALEKVYREVLDRCLALDDSLRPANAGAVLALFQVADRELAAEQQRDAVLDQHRRARRGTWRANVAAGVLAGGVAILSILYQMKRSEVSAEEAGRRGDIQRLEGLLAEAAGSRSGMETELAATKKASESERRELQYEKDRWLARLEASQATADHLFTWAMEKGHRKLPPLDGREVRLKRLEGYFQDFIIRNADVPELKEERARARLQLAEVSLAKGDSKLATERLAEALASTGDLPSGPDLELRLATDRLLLALLLQARNDETAPSAFATARRALEAVPQAEVDADRVQELLAILDINESNLMVATGRDAEAYERLQRATKVLNDLVDQRPDHVILRSELASCYLASATILDGIGQMGDAREARGMAAEDLLAMLKDDPGNLELRLELAGCYGAIAEAAMDSADVAGAESMSGAAVKILEDLLVKLPENTKVRARLAAQRGLMSGILRDRGNLSQAHQLMDEGLQFVEGAAVADAADHFVRYRYAILLWQKGRLVGFEEQFEKEIELETRAAEILRKLVDSDYGLLRAEQVKRTLGLVLADLGLAAQRGNRMELARAAYGESVATWSILCRERPQSQEYEEYLARCQERLDGL; from the coding sequence ATGCAGCCCCCCGAAGTGAATTCGCTCGAGGTTTTCGGTCCCGTCGGGGCCGGGGCCTGCGGTCGCGTCTACCGAGCGCGCGACGCTTCGGGCGAGATGGTGGCGGTGAAGGTCTTCGACGCGGCGGCGGTAAACCGGGCGCTGCTGGAGGAAATGGCGCTGCGGGCGGAGGATCCTTCCTGGCCGGAGGGATTGCTCCCTGAGCGGGCGGCCGACTACCGGGGCAAGCAGATCATCCGGATTACCAAGTTTCTGGGCGACGAGGTGGGGGAGGCTTGGATCCCGCGCTCTCTACAACATCGACTGGACCGCTTCCCCGGGGAGAACTCCTGGTCCACGGTGCTGGAGATCCTGCGGGCGCTGGCCGCCCTGCACGAGCGGCAGGTGGCGCACGGGAATCTGAAGCCGGGGAACATCTTCTTCGATGAAACGGGCAAGGTGGTGCTGACCGACTGGGCTCTCGGCAACATGCCCGGGATCCAGAGTTTGGAATATACGGATGCGATCCTCTATCAGCCGCCAACCCAACTCCGGGCCCCGGATGGCTATCTGCGCGAGAAGGGTTATCGCTGGGATGTCTTCGCCTTCTCCGTGCTGGCATTCCGCCTCCTGACCGGGGCCTTTCCTCGTTGCACGGCCACTTTCGATCAGGTGGCTCCGGAGCCTGGCAAGACGCGGCGCGACGGGATCGCGGCGAATCTCAAAAGCGTGGCGAAGTCGATCGAGGCGAAGCCCGAGGTCGTTTGGCCCGATGCTCCGGCGAATGCCTTGGAAAAGGTGTATCGCGAAGTCCTCGACCGCTGTCTTGCCTTGGATGACAGCCTGCGCCCCGCCAATGCCGGCGCGGTGCTGGCCCTGTTCCAAGTCGCGGATCGGGAGCTCGCCGCGGAGCAACAGCGGGATGCCGTGCTGGACCAGCACCGCCGAGCCCGCCGCGGCACATGGAGGGCGAATGTGGCGGCAGGGGTCCTCGCCGGAGGCGTGGCGATCCTGTCGATTCTCTATCAGATGAAGCGCTCCGAGGTCTCCGCGGAGGAAGCGGGTCGCCGAGGTGATATCCAGCGTTTGGAAGGACTGCTGGCCGAGGCCGCGGGAAGCCGGAGCGGAATGGAGACCGAACTTGCGGCCACCAAGAAGGCTTCTGAGTCCGAACGGCGGGAACTTCAATATGAGAAGGACCGCTGGCTGGCCCGTCTGGAAGCATCGCAGGCAACCGCCGATCATCTCTTCACCTGGGCGATGGAAAAGGGGCATCGCAAGCTGCCGCCGCTCGATGGTCGCGAAGTCCGGCTGAAGCGTCTGGAGGGCTACTTCCAGGACTTCATCATCCGCAATGCCGATGTCCCGGAGTTGAAGGAAGAGCGTGCCCGGGCCCGGCTCCAGCTTGCGGAGGTTTCCTTGGCCAAAGGCGATTCCAAGCTCGCCACCGAGCGCTTGGCCGAAGCGCTTGCCTCGACCGGTGACCTTCCTTCCGGACCCGATCTGGAGCTGCGTCTTGCCACCGACCGACTCTTGCTCGCCCTGCTTCTACAGGCCCGCAACGATGAGACGGCCCCCTCCGCCTTCGCCACCGCGCGCAGGGCGCTGGAAGCCGTGCCACAAGCCGAAGTCGATGCCGACCGCGTGCAGGAACTCCTCGCGATCCTCGATATCAACGAATCCAATCTGATGGTCGCCACCGGCCGCGATGCCGAGGCCTACGAACGGCTGCAGCGCGCCACGAAGGTGCTGAACGATCTGGTGGACCAACGTCCCGATCACGTGATCCTGCGTTCGGAGCTCGCGTCCTGCTATCTCGCCTCGGCCACGATCCTCGATGGCATCGGCCAGATGGGCGATGCGCGCGAGGCCCGCGGCATGGCGGCGGAAGATCTGCTGGCCATGCTCAAGGATGATCCGGGCAACCTCGAGCTGCGTCTCGAACTTGCAGGCTGCTACGGGGCGATCGCCGAGGCGGCGATGGATTCCGCCGACGTCGCCGGCGCCGAGTCCATGTCCGGGGCCGCAGTGAAGATCCTGGAGGATCTGCTGGTGAAGCTTCCGGAGAATACCAAGGTGCGGGCTCGCCTCGCTGCCCAGCGCGGCCTGATGTCCGGCATCCTCCGGGATCGCGGCAATCTCAGTCAGGCCCACCAGTTGATGGATGAAGGCCTGCAATTCGTGGAAGGCGCGGCGGTGGCGGATGCCGCCGACCATTTCGTGCGCTACCGCTACGCAATCCTACTCTGGCAAAAGGGGCGGCTCGTCGGTTTCGAGGAACAATTCGAGAAAGAGATCGAGCTGGAAACCCGCGCCGCGGAAATCCTGCGCAAGCTGGTCGATAGCGACTACGGACTGCTCCGGGCCGAACAGGTGAAGCGCACCCTCGGTCTTGTCCTCGCCGATCTCGGCCTCGCCGCCCAGCGTGGCAATCGCATGGAGCTGGCACGCGCCGCCTACGGCGAATCCGTCGCCACTTGGTCCATCCTCTGCCGCGAACGTCCCCAGAGCCAGGAGTATGAGGAATACCTCGCCCGGTGTCAGGAAAGACTCGACGGCCTGTGA
- a CDS encoding DUF1501 domain-containing protein produces MKIRCPGNPLDRYTSRREFLHVGLIGGLGLTLPQFLRQQAKGDQKFYETREGVAKGIIHIFLPGGMAHQESFDPKPFAPAEYRGPFGAIDTKIPGIQFGEKMKDLAQLADKMTIIRSMSHGEAAHERGTHNMFTGYRPSPALEYPSYGSVISHELGSKNNLPPYVCVPSVPNEFANSGYLSSAYGPFALGSDPSNKNFQVRDLNLPNGCDEFRFNRRRSLLETVDSHFRALEKSDAIDAMDAFYQHAYKLISSESAREAFNLKTEPDALKDEYGRNEAGQRMLLARRLIEAGTRFVSLTVGGWDHHDNIKGAIEGQMPPVDKAIATLIRDLERRGMLDSTLVMVTTEFGRTPKINPTGGRDHWPSVFSVMLAGGGFKQGYVHGSSDALGGGVDTDGVTVEDLSTTIYNQIGITSDKELMAPGGRPIEIVDGGHVLDVLLAKKA; encoded by the coding sequence ATGAAGATCCGATGCCCCGGCAATCCGCTTGATCGCTACACATCGCGCCGCGAATTCCTCCACGTCGGCCTGATCGGCGGGCTGGGTCTCACCCTCCCCCAATTCCTGCGCCAGCAGGCGAAGGGCGACCAGAAGTTCTACGAAACCCGCGAGGGCGTGGCGAAGGGGATCATCCACATCTTCCTCCCCGGTGGCATGGCTCACCAGGAGTCCTTCGACCCGAAGCCTTTCGCCCCCGCCGAGTATCGCGGCCCCTTCGGTGCGATCGATACCAAGATCCCGGGCATCCAGTTCGGCGAGAAGATGAAGGACCTCGCGCAACTGGCGGACAAGATGACGATAATCCGCTCGATGTCGCACGGCGAGGCTGCCCACGAGCGTGGCACGCATAACATGTTCACCGGCTACCGGCCCTCCCCCGCCCTCGAGTATCCCTCCTACGGCTCGGTGATCTCGCACGAACTGGGCTCCAAGAACAATCTGCCGCCCTACGTCTGCGTCCCCTCCGTGCCAAACGAATTCGCAAACTCCGGCTACCTTTCCTCCGCCTACGGACCTTTCGCGCTCGGCTCGGATCCCTCGAACAAAAACTTCCAGGTCCGCGACCTGAACCTGCCAAATGGCTGCGACGAGTTCCGCTTCAACCGCCGCCGTTCGCTTCTGGAAACCGTGGACTCGCACTTCCGCGCTCTGGAGAAGTCCGACGCGATCGACGCGATGGATGCTTTCTATCAGCACGCCTACAAGCTGATCTCCTCCGAGAGCGCCCGCGAGGCCTTCAACCTGAAGACCGAGCCGGACGCCCTGAAGGACGAATACGGCCGCAACGAAGCCGGCCAGCGCATGCTGCTCGCCCGCCGCCTGATCGAAGCCGGCACCCGCTTCGTCTCGCTCACCGTTGGCGGCTGGGACCACCACGATAACATCAAGGGCGCGATCGAAGGCCAGATGCCGCCGGTCGACAAGGCGATCGCCACGCTGATCCGGGATCTCGAGCGCCGCGGCATGCTGGACTCCACGCTGGTCATGGTCACCACCGAGTTCGGCCGCACGCCCAAGATCAACCCCACCGGCGGTCGCGACCACTGGCCGAGCGTCTTCTCCGTGATGCTCGCGGGCGGAGGCTTCAAGCAAGGCTACGTCCACGGTTCCTCTGACGCGCTCGGCGGCGGTGTGGATACCGACGGCGTCACCGTCGAGGATCTCTCGACGACCATCTACAACCAGATCGGCATCACCAGTGACAAGGAGCTCATGGCTCCCGGCGGCCGCCCGATTGAGATCGTGGATGGCGGGCATGTGCTGGATGTGCTGCTGGCGAAGAAGGCATGA